DNA from Streptosporangiales bacterium:
ATCATCCTGCCGGGCGAGATCGTCATCATCGACCTGGCCGCGCTCACCTGGAACGGCTTCAAGTCGTGCTACTACCGCACGTACTGCGTGGGCGGCCAGCCGACCGACGAGCAGCGGCGCTACTACGACACCGCGCTGAAGTGGCTCTACGACTCGATCGAGGCCGTGCGCCCGGGTGCGACCACCAAGGACATCGCGGAGAAGTGGCCGTCGGCGATGGAGACGTGGGGCTACGAGGACGAGGACCAGGCGGCCGCGAACCTGTGGGGGCACGGCCTCGGTCTCGCCCAGTACGACATGCCGGTCACGTCGCGGATCTGGTCGCTCGACCACCCGCAGGAGATCGAGCCGGGCATGGTGTTCGCGCTGGAGACGCAGCACGGCAAGGTGCACGAGTTCGGCGTCCGGATCGAGGAGATGCTCATCGTGCACGAGGACCGGACGGAGCTCATCTCCACCTTCCCCGTGCAGCAGATCACGGTCGCCGGCTGAGGCGCGGTCACCGTGACCACTCTGCCGCTGACCGACCCCGCGTGCGCGGACCCTTCGGTGGCCGGCGCGAAGGCGGCGCGTCTCGCGCAGGCGCTTGCCCTCGGGATGCCGGTGCTGCCCGGCCGCGTGGTGCCGGCATCCCGCAGCGCACAGCCGTTGCACGACGGCTTCGCGCTGGTGCCGTCCGCCGGCGCGCACGGCGGCCAGCTCGCGGTGATGGACGCCGACACCAGCGACCTGGCCGAGCTGCCCGCGCAGGCACGGGCGCTCGGCGACCCAGTCGTGGTTCGCTCGTCGTCGCCGTGGGAGGGCACCGGCAACTGGTCGGGCGCGTTCACGTCCTACCTGGACGTCGCGCCTGACCACGTCCTCACCGCCGTACGCGGTGTCTGGGCGTCCGCGCTCGGCAGGGACGCGCTGGAGCGCAGCGCCCGTCTCGGCGGTGCGGAACCTCGCCTGGCGGTGCTCGTGCAGCCGCGGCTGCGGCCGACGCACGGCGGCACCGCGGATGTCGCACCCGACGGCACGGTCACCGTGGTGGCGGTCGCCGGCGACCCGGTGCCACTGCTGCACGGGTGGGACCCGGGGCAGCTGGCCCGCCGCACGTCGGACGGCGCCGTGCAGGCGGCGCAGTGGCCGTTCGACGCCGAGCTGCTGCACGCGGTCGCCGACCTCGCCGTCGACGTACGTGACCGGCTCGGCGACGACCGGATCGAGTGGGCGTCGGTGGACGGCCGACTGCACCTGCTGCAGTGCACGGCCGCCACAGAACCGGCGGCCGAGCCGCTCGAACTGCCCGCCGCCGAGGTCGAGTCGCCGCATGCCGCGCACGAGCTGATGCAGCGCGCCACGAGCCGCGGCGACCGGTTGCGGGCGGAGCCGCTCGCGTACGCGTCCGTCATGGCGCACGGCGAGCAGGTCCGCGGCACGCCGGCGGCGCCGGGCATCGGCGCCGGTCCGCTGGTCTACGTCGACGGCGTCCCTTCGGCGGCGCCGAAGGGTGCCGGCGGCACCCCGGCGAGGGCGGTGCTCGTCGCGCCGCGACCGTTACCGCACCTGGCTCCGTTGCTGTGGGACGCGAGCGGCCTGATCACGTTCGGCGGCAGCCCGGCCGCGCACCTGGTCGAGGTCGCCAGATCGCTCAACCTGCCAGCAGTCGTCGGCTGCGGCGTCGACGAGTCACTCGTCCGTACCGCGCGCGCGGGCGGCATCGCCGCGGTCGACGGCGACAACGGCGTGGTCGCCACGCACGTAGGCAACCGGGAAGAGGTGCACGATGGGTGACACCGTGGGTGTCGTCGGGCTGGGCAACATGGGCTCGGCGTTCGCCACCAACCTGATGCACGACGGTCATGCCGTGGTCGGCTACGACATCGACGAGGCGCGGCTGCGCGCGTTCACCGACGGCGGCGGCACACCGGCAGCGTCCGTCGGCGCGGTCGGCGAGCGCGCCGACGTCGTCATCACGTCGCTCGACAGCGGCGCCGCACTGCTCGACGTCGCTGCCGAGATCGCCGCCACCGGCGCACTCGTGATGGAGACGAGCACGCTCGCCATCGAGGTGAAGACCCGGGCGGCCGAGCTCGTCGAGCAGGCCGGCGGCCAGCTGCTCGACTGCCCGGTGAGCGGCACCGGCAGCCAGGCACGCAACCGCGACATCGTCGTCTACGTCAGCGGCGACCGCGCCGCTTACGACCGGCTGACGCCGGTGCTCTCCGGGTTCACCCGCACCCACCGTTACGTCGGCGAGTTCGGCGCGGGCAGCAAGCTGAAGTTCCTCGCCAACCTGCTCGTCGCCGTGCACAACGTGGCCGCGGCGGAAGCCCTGGTGCTCGCCAAGAAGGCGGGCGTCGACCAGGAGATGGCCTTGGAAGCCCTCACCCAGGGCGCGGGCAACTCCCGGATGCTCGAGGTGCGTGGACCGGTGATGGTCGAGGAGTCGTGGGACGAGCCGTCCGCGGACCTGGCCATCTTCCGTAAGGACCTCTCGCTGATCCAGGCGTTCGCGGCGTCGCTCGACTGCCCGGTGCCGGTACTCGCGTCCGCGGCCCAGGTGCACTTCGCGGCGCTGGCACAGGGCAGGGAACGCCAGGATGCGGCGGCGGTCTACGCCGTCCTCGCGCAGGCCGCCGGCATCCCCACGTCGTAGCTACTCGGTCGGCTGTGGCCACCTGCCTTCGCCCTGGTACTCCTTGCTGTAGACCGGGTGGTCGAGGAACTCTTCCTCCGGGTACTTCCAGAACTGGCCGACCTCCTTGTACGTCTTCACCGGCACGTTCATCACCTCGCCGCGGCGCTTCTGCACCTCGCGGATGTACACGTTGAACACCGGGTTGCCCTGTTCGTCGAGGTACTCAGGGCCGAACGGTGTCTCGTCCAGCTGCACGTCCTTCAGCGTGTCCACGACCTTCTTGCGGTCCGACGTGTCGCCGTCGAGGTCCTCGAGCGCCTTCGTGACGCCGCGCGCGGCGGTGTACATGCCCGCCGCGTAGTACGAGGGGAACTCGTCGTACTCGCCGTTGTACGCGTCCACGAACTTCTTCGTGTCCGGTGTCTCGCGACCGTCGGCGAAGTGGCCCACGGAGGTGATACCGAGCGCACCCTCACCGATGCTGCGCAGTGCCGCCTGGTCGACCACCGTCTCGTTGGTCAGCAGCTCGATGCCCGTCTTGTTCATGCCGAACTCGTTCCACGCCTTGACGAACCGCACGCTGTCGACGCCGACCTGTTCGGTGAACACGACATCGGGCTTGGCCTGCTTGATCTGCGCCATGTACGTCCCGAACTCCTGTGTTCCCAACGGGTTCCACAGCTTCTTGCGGATCTTGCCACCCTCGTCGGTGAAGGTGTTGGTGAACCCGCCGCAGCTCTCGTGGCCGAAGGCGTAGTCGCTGCACATCGTCACGGCGGTCTTGTACTTGCGGTCGACCGCGGCGTACTCACCGAGCGGATGGGTCGTCTGGCTGCTCGACCAACCTGCCATGCGCACGACGTACGGCAACGGCTTGCGTTGGGTGAGGTCGTCCGCCGACACGATGGGCACGACCATCGGCACCTTCTCGCGGTTTACCGCGTCCGCCACGGCAAGGCCGACGTTGGCCAGCATCGGCCCGACGATGATGTCGGCTTCGGAGTTGGTCATCAGCTCACGGGCCTTGTTCAGCCCGATGGACGGGTTGCCCGCGGTGTCCTCCATGACGGTCTTCACCTGCTTGCCTGCGACCTTCTCGCCGTGTTCCTTCCAGTACAGCTTCCAGCCGCGTTCCATGTCCCTGCCGGGCGCCGCGTTGGGTCCGGTGGCCGGGCGCAGGAACCCGATGGTCACGGTGTCGTCGTCGCCGCCGGTGTTGCCACCCGGGTCCGGAGGTGCACACGCCACTGCGACGAGTGCGACGGCCGCCGTCGCTGCCAGGGCTCGCATCCGATGTCTCATCTGTTGTCCTTACACACCGAGGTGGTTCTTCTTTGTGGCACTGTCCGCGTCGAGCTCGGCCGGAGTGCCGTGCCAGACGATCGCGCCGTGCTCGCCGAGGATGTAGACGCGGTCGGCGACCCGCATGGCCAGGCCCAGGTTCTGTTCCACGAGCAGGATGGTGAGCCGGCCGCCCTTCAACGACTCGATCCGTTCCCTGATCTGGCCGACCACGATGGGCGCGAGCCCCTCAGAGGGCTCGTCCATCAGGACGAGCCTGGGGTTCGTCATCAGTGCCCGGCCGATGGCGAGCATCTGTTGCTCGCCGCCGGAGAGGTTGCTCCCCGCGTTGTCGATGCGTTCCTGCAACCGCGGGAAGAAGTCGAGGACGCGCTCCATCGTCCAGACGTCGCCGTTGCCGTTGCGTGCGGCCACGGTGAGGTTCTCGCGCACCGAGAGGCTGCCGAAGACGTGCCTGCCCTGCGGCACGACACTGATGCCGTGCCGCGCTATCGCATGGCTGGGCAGGCCGGCGAGGTTGCGGCCGTCCCACGTCACCTCGCCGCCGCTGAGCTGCGGCGGCCGCATCCCCATGATGGTCCTGACCAAGCTCGTCTTGCCCATACCGTTGCGGCCGAGCAGGGCGACGACCTCGCCGGCGCCGACCTCGACGTCGACGCCGCGGAGTATCTCCGCCGCACCGTACCGACAGTGCACGCCGGTCACGCTGAGGACGCTCATCGGCTCACTCGCTCCTCAGGTAGATCGCCTGTACCTGTTCGTCGGCCCTGATCTCGTCGGGGGTGCCCTCGGCGATCGGCGTGCCGTTCTCCATGCACAGCACCCGCCCGACCAGGTCGAGCGCCAACGTCATGTCGTGCTCGATCAGCACGATGGACAGCTCGCCAGGAAGGCGTTCGATCAACGCGCGCATCAGCACCCGCTCCGATGCGGACAGCCCGGCGGCAGGCTCGTCGAGCAACAGCAGCCTCGGCTCGCCGGCCAGGCCGAGCGCGAGCTCGAGCTGTCGTTGCTCGCCGTGCGACAGCTCACCGGCGAGCCGGTCGCCCCGTGCGGCCAGGTCCACCTGTTCGAGCGTCCTGTCGATGCGCTCCCCCAGCGCACCGTTCATCCGCAATGGCCACCAACAGCGCCAGCGCGACCGGTCGAGCGCGCCGATCGCCACCGCCAAGTTCTCCCGCACGGTGAGCCCTGGCATGACGTTCGTGACCTGGTACGTGCGGCCGAGACCCGTACGCGCGCGGCGGTTCGGCGGCAGCCGCGTGACGTCGCGCCCGAACAGCCGCACGCTGCCCGACGTGGGGATGCACTCCCCGGTGATGGTCTTGAACAGGGTCGTCTTGCCCGCGCCGTTCGGGCCGATGACCGCCCAGCGCTCACCGGTGGCGACCTGCAGCGAGACGCCGGCCACGGCGGTCAACCCGCCGAACCGCATGGTCACGGCGTCCAGCGCGAGCGCCGGCACCTGCCCGTCGGCGCTCACGAGGCGTCCTCCCGCCGTCGTCGCGCGAGCAGCTTCTGCCAGAGCTTGCTGACCCCGCCGACGAAACCGCTGCGGGCGAAGAGCACCATCACGATGAAGATGAGGCCCATGACGGTCGGCCAGCGGTCGATCTCTGTGCTCAACACGTTCTGCACGAACACGATGACGAACGCACCGAACAACGGCCCGGAGAGCGTGCCGACACCACCCAGGATGATCATCAGGATGGCCTGTGCGGACGTGTTGAACTCCGCCACCGCGGGGCTGACGAACTCGTTGTTGTAGGCGAAGAGCACGCCGGCGACGCCGGCGAATAACCCCGCGAGCAGAAACCCGTAGAGCCGGTTGAGCGCGACGTCGTAGCCGAGCATCCGTGCCCGGCTGGTGCTCTCCCGCAGCCCGCGCAGCGCGAGCCCGAACGGCGACCTGACGATCACCCACATCAGGGCGGCGCACACCACCACGACGGCCAGGCAGGCGTAGTAGTACTTCCAGTCCTCGACGACGACGGACGGCCGGTACACACCGGTGAGCCCGTTCTCCGCGCCGGTCACCGCCGCCAAGCTGTGCGCCAGACCGTAGACGATCATCCCCTGGGCGAGCGTGACCATGAGGAAGTACACCCGGCTGGTCCGCATGGCCATCAGCCCGAAGAGCAGGCTGGCGAGCAGCGCCACCACCATCCCCGTGACGATCTGCTGCAGGTAGCCGCCGTTCATTCGCACGGCGACGTACGCGACGCCGTACGCGGACATCGCCATGATCCCGGCCTGGCCGAGGGTGAGCAGCCCGGCGTAGCCGGCCAGCAGGTTGATGCTCATCGCGAACAGTCCGTAGATGAGCGCAAGCGTGGCGGTCGCGAGCAGGAACGGGCCGACGACGTACGGCACGGCGAGGCCGGCGACGATGGCAACGGCGAGCAGCCCAAGCTGCACTGCGCGGGTCGGGGTGAGCAGCCGCAGCGCCGTCATTCCGGCCGCCCGAGCAGACCGGACGGCCGCAGGATGAGCACAAGTGCCATCGGCAGGAAGATCATCACGGACGCCAGCTGCGGCAGCTCCGACGTGCCGAACGCGTTGATGAGCCCCACGATGAGACTCCCCAACGCCGCGCCTGGCAGGCTGCCGAGCCCGCCGATGATGACGACCACCAGGCTCAGCAGCAGGATCTCCACGTCGCCGCCAGGCAGCAGGCTGAGGAACGCGCTGCCGATCACGCCCGCCATCCCGGCCAGCAGCGCACCGGCGATGAACACCCCGGTGAAGACCAGGTTCACGTTTATGCCGAGCGCCTGGATCGTCTCCCTGTCGTCCACTCCCGCACGGACGATCGCGCCGATCCTCGTGCGTTGCTGCAGGAAGTACAGCGCGAGGCCGACGACGATGGCCAACACCGTGACGAACAACCGGAAGCGTGGATAGGTGAACGACCCGATGGTCAGCGACCCGTCCAGGTAGGCAGGCGGCGACACCGTACGCGGGTCGCCACCCCAGATCGCGAGCGACATGTCACCGAGCACCGTGGCGACGCCGACGGTCAGCAACACCTCGGGCAGCTCCTGGCCGCGCAACCGGCGCAGCAGCACCCGCTCGGTCAGTCCGCCGATGATCCCGACGGCGAGCGCCGCGGCGATGATCGCCAGCCAGAAGCTGTCGGTGGCGCGCGCGACGGTGAAGCCGAGATAGCCGCCGATCAGGTAGAAGCCGCCGTGCGCGAGGTTGACGATGCGCATCAGGCCGAAGATGAGCGTGAGCCCGCTGGCCAGGAAGAACAGCAGACCGCCGAGGCTGATCCCGTTCAACACCTGGGTCAGTACGTAGCTCACGAGATGTCCTGCGTCATCGGTCACTTCCGTTCTCGTCGAGCAGCGGTTCAGCCGACCGTGAGCGCCACCTTCAGTTGCTTGGGGTCGTGGCAGGCGGCGAGCGCAGCGACGGCGTCGGTCAGCGGGTAGGTCGCGGTGACCATCCGGCCGAGCTGCAGCGCGCCGCTCGCACCCAGCTGCACCGACCGTTCGTAGTCGCGCGGCCGTGCGGCGCGTGGGTTCTTGATGGTGAGTTCCTTGTAGTACCACTGGTACGTCGGCATCGCGTCGGCCTCGGGCGACGTGGTGCCGAACACGAGCACCTCGCCGCCTGGACCGGCGAGCAGCATCGACTGCCGCAGCGTGTGCGGCGTACCCGCACACTCGACGGCGAGCTCGACACCGTGCCCGCCGGAGACGTCGCGCACCGCCGCCTCTGCCTCGTCCGGCCCCACGGCGACCGTGGCGCCGAGCTCGACGGCCAGGTCCCGCTTCCACGCCGACGTCGTGACGGCGACGATCGGGCCCGCGCCGCGCAGCCGCAGCAGCTGCAGGTGCAACATGCCAGCGACGCCGAGCCCCACCACCGCCGCCGTCTGGCCGGCCTGCACCGTGACGCACTCCTGCGCGTGCAGGCAGGTGGCCAGCACCTGTAGCAGCGTCGCGTCGTCGTCGCCGACGTCCGCCGGCAGGACGTGCAGCTGCGACTCGGCCACCGCGAGGTACTCCGTCGCACCGCCGTCCTCGTCCCGCCCGAGCAGCGCGCCGTTCGGGCACAGGTGCGTGCGGTCGGCCAGGCACACCGCGCACCGGCCGCAGGCCACCCCGGGGTCGACGAGCACCCGCGCGCCCTCGGCCGGCACTCCCGTGGGGCCTGCCGTGACCACGTGCCCAACCACCTCGTGCCCGATCACCCGCGGCGGCGTGACGGGGATCGACCCGTGCACGATCTTCACGTCCGTACCGCACAGGCCCACCCGGTCGACGCGCACCACGGCCTTGCCGGACGCGCTCGGCCCGGCGTGGTCGGCGACGGCCACGGCCTGGTCACCGGTGGCGAAGACGGCCTTCATCGGCGGCTCCCAGCTAGCGGCACGTGGCTCAGACTCATCGATATTGCACAATGTTAAATGTCAGGTGTCAAGATCAGCGGGCAGCTCAAACCGCCGGGTACCGCCGGCCAGCGCGTCGCCCCGGCCGCGGTCCCCGTACCCGAAGTACGAGCAGCTACTGCTTCTTGCCCAGCTCGTCGAGGCGGTCGGTCTCCCCCGGAGCGACCTTGTGCCCGACGCCGTCGACGACGTCCTTGCAGCTGATCACGACGGTGGACTCCAGCGCCGTCACCTTGTGCCAGACGTTCGCCGGCGCGTGGAACGCCTCGCCAGGCCCGAGCTCGCCCGTCTCGTCGGGGAACTCCACGGCCAGCCGGCCGGAGATCACGTACATCACCTGTTCCTGCGGATGCGAATGCGCCACCGCGCCTTCGCCCGGCTCGAACGCGAGCCGGCCGACCTCGATGCGGTTACCGGTGACGAGCTCACCGAACGCGGTGGAGTACTTCGGTGTGACGTACTCCTTCTCCATCTCGTCCAGCTTGATGAGTGGCATGGGCGTCCTTTCTCCAGGGCGGTCAGGTCAACGAGCCGGTCGGCGCGTAACCGGTCGGGTCGACGACGTTCTTGAAGCTGATGGCCAGCGTGTCCTCGAGCGCCTCCACGCCGTGCGGCACGTTCGACGGGTGGAAGCTGGCCTCGTCCGGGCCCACGTCGTACGGCTCGTCGTCACCGAGCCACACCCGCAGCTTGCCCTTCACGATGTAGAAGGTCTGCTCCTCCGGGTGGTGGTGCATCGCCGCACCCTCGCCCTTGGCGAAGGTCACGCGCGTCACCTCCTGCTTGTCGCTGCGCAGCACCGGGCCTTTCGCCTTCGAGTAGTGCCCGGCCACCACGTTGTCCAGGTTGTCGAACTTCACGTGCCCCATTCGTTTCCCTTTCTCTTCCGGTGTCAGCTCGCCACGAGGTCGAGCGTCTCGAAGGTGCGCAGGATGTCGGCCTTGGCGAGCGCGACGCGGTCGGACGACCCGTCGCGCGGGAACGGCAGGTCGACCTGCATGTCCTCGCGCAGGTGGCCGCCCTTCGCGAACAGCAGGATCCGCGTGGACAGCTCGACCGCTTCGCTGACGTCGTGGGTGACGAAGATGATGGTCTTCTTCGTCGAGTCCCACAGGTCGTGCAGCTCACGGCGCAGCGACCGCCCGGTGATCGCGTCGAGATGGCTGAACGGCTCGTCCATCAGCAGCAGGTCGGGCTCGATGGAGAAGGCCCGCGCGATCCCCACCCGTTGCTGCATGCCGCCGGACAGCTGGCCGGGATACTGCTTCGCCGTGTGCGCGAGGCCGACCATGTCGAGGTACGTCATGCATCGGTCGCGGACGGCATCGTCACGGCCGCGCTGGACGAACATCAGGTTGTCGATGACCGTGCGCCACGGCAGCAGCCGCGCGGCCTGGAACACGTAGCCGAGCCTCGCCTGTCGCTCGCCTTCTGTGATGGCGACCGTCCCCGACGTCGCGCTCTCGATACCGGACAGGATGTTGAGCAACGTCGACTTGCCGCAGCCGGACGGGCCGACGATGCTGACGAACTCGTGCCCGGCGATGCCGAACGACACGTCGTCGAGCGCGAGCACGTTCGACGTCTCGCTGACGAACTCCTTGCGCAGGTTCGTTACCTCTACCGCAGCCATGTCACGCTCCCTGCTTGCTGGTCACCGACGAGTCGGCCGGCCCGCTCTGCAACGCCGGCCGCCAGCGGAAGACGTAGTTGGACAACCGGCCGAACACACCGCGCTCGATCAGCAGCGCGACGATGATGAAGAAGAAGGCGTAACCGACGATGCCCTGCGCCCGGTGCGCGTCGTACCAGAACTTGATCACCCAGCCCGCGCCCGCGGTCGAGGCGTACACCTCGGCGAGCACGAGGCCCTTCCACGCGTTCGCGAGGCCGTACCGCAGCGCCGCGAAGAAGAACGGCATGAGCGAAGGAAAGATCACGTGCCGGATGACGTGCCAGCGGCTGACCCCGTAGGCGGTCGCCATGTCGAGCAGGTCCTTCGGCACGTTCCGTACGCCTTCGGCGATGTTCAGGACCACGAACGTGACGGCGGCGAGCACGACCGTCACCACCGACGCCAGGTGTCCGAACCCGAACCACATCGCGGCGATGAGCGCCCACACCAGCGACGGCATGGCGAGACCGACCACGACGAAGTCGTGCAGGAACCACTCGGCCCGCTTGACCATGCCCATCAACAGTCCGACGGGTATCCCGATCACGAACGCGATCAGCAGACCGACGGTCAGGCGCAGGAAACTCAGCCCGAACGACGCGTACACGGTATGCGGCGTCAGCGTGTCGCCGGCGAGCTCCGCGACCATGAACCGGCCGACCTCGACCGGGCTCGGCACGAGATCGGTTGGCAGGAAAGGGACCGCGAGCTGCCAGACCAGGATCACCGCCAGCCACGAGCCCACCCTGGCCAGGCGTGGGCTCGTGGCTATCCGGCGGACCTGCTGCGGTACCAGGAAGGAACGACCTGTCCGCCCGCTGGCACGTACGGTCATCGCGCCACCTCGGGCCGCCACTTGAACATCCGCTTGATCTGCCGCTGTAGCACGACCCGTTCGAGGAAGAGCGCGAACGCGAAGAACAGCAGCACCCAGGCGAGGAAGCCGGCCATCGAGAACTCCTGGAACTCGCGGCGCATCATGAAGCCGATGCCCGCGGTTCCCACGATCACCTCGGTGAGCGTGGCGATCTTCCACGCGATGGAGAAGCCGTACCGCCCGGCCGTCACCAGGTAGGGCCCGAGAGCTGGCAGGTAGACGTGGCGCACGATCTGCCAGC
Protein-coding regions in this window:
- a CDS encoding alcohol dehydrogenase catalytic domain-containing protein, which translates into the protein MKAVFATGDQAVAVADHAGPSASGKAVVRVDRVGLCGTDVKIVHGSIPVTPPRVIGHEVVGHVVTAGPTGVPAEGARVLVDPGVACGRCAVCLADRTHLCPNGALLGRDEDGGATEYLAVAESQLHVLPADVGDDDATLLQVLATCLHAQECVTVQAGQTAAVVGLGVAGMLHLQLLRLRGAGPIVAVTTSAWKRDLAVELGATVAVGPDEAEAAVRDVSGGHGVELAVECAGTPHTLRQSMLLAGPGGEVLVFGTTSPEADAMPTYQWYYKELTIKNPRAARPRDYERSVQLGASGALQLGRMVTATYPLTDAVAALAACHDPKQLKVALTVG
- a CDS encoding cupin domain-containing protein, whose amino-acid sequence is MPLIKLDEMEKEYVTPKYSTAFGELVTGNRIEVGRLAFEPGEGAVAHSHPQEQVMYVISGRLAVEFPDETGELGPGEAFHAPANVWHKVTALESTVVISCKDVVDGVGHKVAPGETDRLDELGKKQ
- a CDS encoding branched-chain amino acid ABC transporter permease produces the protein MVLQGTHHQEPTRRTAARLRTVGAAGCERRAAARPDGHRDLPADRRRRCARRLPRPQATEGGAHGRLNRCSTRTEVTDDAGHLVSYVLTQVLNGISLGGLLFFLASGLTLIFGLMRIVNLAHGGFYLIGGYLGFTVARATDSFWLAIIAAALAVGIIGGLTERVLLRRLRGQELPEVLLTVGVATVLGDMSLAIWGGDPRTVSPPAYLDGSLTIGSFTYPRFRLFVTVLAIVVGLALYFLQQRTRIGAIVRAGVDDRETIQALGINVNLVFTGVFIAGALLAGMAGVIGSAFLSLLPGGDVEILLLSLVVVIIGGLGSLPGAALGSLIVGLINAFGTSELPQLASVMIFLPMALVLILRPSGLLGRPE
- a CDS encoding ABC transporter substrate-binding protein, with amino-acid sequence MRHRMRALAATAAVALVAVACAPPDPGGNTGGDDDTVTIGFLRPATGPNAAPGRDMERGWKLYWKEHGEKVAGKQVKTVMEDTAGNPSIGLNKARELMTNSEADIIVGPMLANVGLAVADAVNREKVPMVVPIVSADDLTQRKPLPYVVRMAGWSSSQTTHPLGEYAAVDRKYKTAVTMCSDYAFGHESCGGFTNTFTDEGGKIRKKLWNPLGTQEFGTYMAQIKQAKPDVVFTEQVGVDSVRFVKAWNEFGMNKTGIELLTNETVVDQAALRSIGEGALGITSVGHFADGRETPDTKKFVDAYNGEYDEFPSYYAAGMYTAARGVTKALEDLDGDTSDRKKVVDTLKDVQLDETPFGPEYLDEQGNPVFNVYIREVQKRRGEVMNVPVKTYKEVGQFWKYPEEEFLDHPVYSKEYQGEGRWPQPTE
- a CDS encoding cupin domain-containing protein → MGHVKFDNLDNVVAGHYSKAKGPVLRSDKQEVTRVTFAKGEGAAMHHHPEEQTFYIVKGKLRVWLGDDEPYDVGPDEASFHPSNVPHGVEALEDTLAISFKNVVDPTGYAPTGSLT
- a CDS encoding NAD-binding protein; the encoded protein is MGDTVGVVGLGNMGSAFATNLMHDGHAVVGYDIDEARLRAFTDGGGTPAASVGAVGERADVVITSLDSGAALLDVAAEIAATGALVMETSTLAIEVKTRAAELVEQAGGQLLDCPVSGTGSQARNRDIVVYVSGDRAAYDRLTPVLSGFTRTHRYVGEFGAGSKLKFLANLLVAVHNVAAAEALVLAKKAGVDQEMALEALTQGAGNSRMLEVRGPVMVEESWDEPSADLAIFRKDLSLIQAFAASLDCPVPVLASAAQVHFAALAQGRERQDAAAVYAVLAQAAGIPTS
- a CDS encoding ATP-binding cassette domain-containing protein, translating into MAAVEVTNLRKEFVSETSNVLALDDVSFGIAGHEFVSIVGPSGCGKSTLLNILSGIESATSGTVAITEGERQARLGYVFQAARLLPWRTVIDNLMFVQRGRDDAVRDRCMTYLDMVGLAHTAKQYPGQLSGGMQQRVGIARAFSIEPDLLLMDEPFSHLDAITGRSLRRELHDLWDSTKKTIIFVTHDVSEAVELSTRILLFAKGGHLREDMQVDLPFPRDGSSDRVALAKADILRTFETLDLVAS
- a CDS encoding ABC transporter permease subunit, which codes for MTVRASGRTGRSFLVPQQVRRIATSPRLARVGSWLAVILVWQLAVPFLPTDLVPSPVEVGRFMVAELAGDTLTPHTVYASFGLSFLRLTVGLLIAFVIGIPVGLLMGMVKRAEWFLHDFVVVGLAMPSLVWALIAAMWFGFGHLASVVTVVLAAVTFVVLNIAEGVRNVPKDLLDMATAYGVSRWHVIRHVIFPSLMPFFFAALRYGLANAWKGLVLAEVYASTAGAGWVIKFWYDAHRAQGIVGYAFFFIIVALLIERGVFGRLSNYVFRWRPALQSGPADSSVTSKQGA